ACAGCCTCGACAAGCCCTACTACGAGAAGCGCTACATCGGCGCCAAGCGCCTGTTGTTTGAAAGAGACGAGGTGGAAAACTGAGGGTGTCGGTTGTGGGCGAGGGACACTCCTCCAACCGCAGTACCTACAACCTCCAGGAATGTCCCTCGAAAGCGCTTGCACCTTAAAGTGACTCTCCCCTGCCGTACTTCCCGCCTTAGAAAATCATTCTGTGGCTTGTGTCGTGGGTGACGACGAAGCCGTCACTTCCACAGGCGCGACAAGGTTTCCCGGCGCTCGGCGGCGTCGGGCTCGCCGGCGAGGAACTCCTCCGACAGATCGCGCAGAAGCGCCTCCGCCCTCCCGGACGGGTCGGGATGCGGGATCCCCGGGTGGCGCAAGGTGACCGACGGCGTCCGGAACCGGACGACGTCGCCCGTCTCCGGGTCGAGCTCCGCCTGCAGCGCGTACCCGAGCCCGCTCGGCCCCTTGATGTTGAACATGCTGTAGACGGCGAAGTTCCCCAGGCTGTAGGCGATCAGTTTTCCCCGGTACACCTCGATGGCGCGCGGAACGTGGGGTCCGTGCCCCAGCACAAGGTCGGCGCCCGCGTCCACAACGGCCCGTGCGAACCGGACGACGTTCCCCCGATTCTCCCCCAGGAACTCCTCTTCCGCGTCCGTGACGCGCATCGCCCGCGCCCCTTCCGCGCCGCCGTGGAACGACACGACGACCAGGTCGTATTCGCCTTTGAGCTCCGCCACGATCTCCCGCGCCGCTTCGATATCGAGTAGCGGATGGACATACCGCGTCCGAAGGGAGTAGGAGAAGCCGGTCACCGCCACGCTCTTGCCATCGACGGTGAACACCGCGACCCGCTCTCCGCCGACCGCCTCGATCCCCGCCGCGTCGAGGATGTCCAGCGTGTTGTCCAGCCCCTCCATCCCGAAATCGAGCGCGTGGTTGTTCGCGACGTTCACCGCGGTGAAGCCCGCCTCCGCGAGGCGGGCGGCGTATCGCGGGGGGGTGCGGAAGGCGAAGCAGGGGCGCCCGTTGCGGCGCGGCTTCGGGCACTTCGGGGAACGCTCGACGTCCGTCAGCGGCCCTTCGAGGTTGCCGAAGACGACGTCGTGTCCGGCAAGCAGCTTCGCCACGGAGCGGAACAGCGTCGCGCCGTCCTCCGGCGGCAGGATCGACTCGGGGAACGTGGTCCCCATCATGATGTCGCCCACCGCCGCGATGCGGATCGCCGGGGCGGAGTGCGCCGGCAGGGTGAGCGCCAACAGCAGGATCAGTGTGATTAAAACCTGCCGCGTCATGGTTTATCATACCAGCCACGGGGGGATCCTTGCGGCGTTATGGTACGGCAGGAAAGAGTTACTATGAGGTGGAGGCGCTTTCAGGGGACACCCTTGATCTGATGGGGGTCGAAGGGGAAGAGTGTCCCCTGCCCACAAACCGGCGTCACAAGGTGCAGGCGCGTTCATGATGTTTGACACGACGCGGGTCGGAGGGTTCGGCGAGCCCCTGCCGGAGCGCGACATCCGCGATGGGCTCGACCGTCTGATCTCGGCGGACCGGCTCTTCGGCGCCGACCTCAACTCGTCGACCATCAAGAAGAGCGGAAAAGGTACGCCGTTCCTCGTCCGCCGGCCTCCGTCGCACCACCGCATGCTCGCGCTCTGGCGCGACCTCTTCGCGAACCGCGTCTTGCCGCAGGGGTTCCTCGACGCGCTGGCCCCCGAGGTTCTGGGGCTCGCCCACGGCGACGGCCTCCTCCTTTTCGGAAAGGACCGGGTCCTCTACGACTGCCAGATCGTCCGCGGGAGCGAGGGGGTGGGCCACCTCACCCTCTGCTTCTACCGGGAGCGCGAACCGGTGTTCCGTTTCCTTCCCTTCCCGCGCCGCCCCGGCCGCCGGATCGTCTACATCGAGGGGATCTCCCTTTCCGCGCAGAGCACCGGCTACGCCTCGTCCCTCTTCCGCCACTACGAACGGCTCTTCCACGGCCTGGGCTTCCACCGGTTCCGGCTGAAGGCCTCCCTCTCCGTCGGGAAATATTACTGGGCGAAG
Above is a genomic segment from Deltaproteobacteria bacterium containing:
- a CDS encoding CapA family protein; this encodes MTRQVLITLILLLALTLPAHSAPAIRIAAVGDIMMGTTFPESILPPEDGATLFRSVAKLLAGHDVVFGNLEGPLTDVERSPKCPKPRRNGRPCFAFRTPPRYAARLAEAGFTAVNVANNHALDFGMEGLDNTLDILDAAGIEAVGGERVAVFTVDGKSVAVTGFSYSLRTRYVHPLLDIEAAREIVAELKGEYDLVVVSFHGGAEGARAMRVTDAEEEFLGENRGNVVRFARAVVDAGADLVLGHGPHVPRAIEVYRGKLIAYSLGNFAVYSMFNIKGPSGLGYALQAELDPETGDVVRFRTPSVTLRHPGIPHPDPSGRAEALLRDLSEEFLAGEPDAAERRETLSRLWK